The window CCCTCACCCCGAACCCCGAGGTGCGGAACCAGCTGGCCTTGGTCTGGGGGGTCTACCCCCATCTCGCCCCCGACCCCCAGGACACCGACGACATGGTCCGCATCGCCCTCAGGGAGGTGAAGGCCCTGGGGCTCGCCCAGGTGGGGGACCGGGTGGTCATCGCCGCCGGGGTTCCCTTCGGGGTCCGGGGGACGACGAACCTCATCCGCGTGGAGCGGGTGGGGTAGCTACCGGGGCAGGGTGAGCCGGTAGCGGAAAGAGCGGGCCTCCATGGGGTCCAGGACCGCCTCGAGGCGGTACCCCTCCGGCAGGAGGACCGCGCCGGGGAAGTCCAGCCGGAAGCCCGGGGGAAAGGTTTCGGCGAGGAGCAGGCGGACGGGGTAGGGGTAAGGGTTTTCCAGGCGGGTCTCCACGCGGTAAGTGGCCTCCTTCTCCCCCTGGGAGAGGAGGGCCACCTCGCGGACGAGGCGCGCCCTGAGGTCCTGGCCCAGCCATGCCTCCGCCACCCCGCCCTCGGGCGTGGCGGGGAGGAGGGCCTGGCCCAGGAAGCGCCCTTCCTCCACCCCTTCCAGGGGCCCTGGGGCCAGGGGGAAGGGGGCCAGGAAGCGGAGGCCCCGCTCCAAGGGGAGCACTCCCTGGGTGCGGAAGGGGCCTTGGTAGCGGAGAAGCCTTTCCGGCTCCACCGCCTGCCGCAGGAAGGGAAGCTCGGTGGTGCCGGGGAAGAGGGTCCTTGGGGGAAGCTCGTAGCGGAAAAGGCCGAAGGGGCTTCCCGGGGTCCCCTCCAGGGCGCGGAGGGCGGCCTGGGGGAGGACCTTGGCCCGCACCTCCCCGGCGAAGAGGGTGAGCCTTTCCGCCCTCAGGGCCTCCCCTTCCAGCTTGAGGCGGGCCCAGGCGGTGAGGGTGGTTCCGTCCAGGGTGTAGAAGACCTCCCCGGAAAGCCCCGTGTAGAGGTAGCGGAGCGTCGCCTTCCCCTCCCCCCGGTAGCGGAAGAGCACGGCGCTTCCCTGGAAGACCCTTTCCGTCTCCTCCACCCCCAGAAGGCGCAGGGAGCCGGGGAGGATGCGGCCGAGCTTCTCCCCGGCCAGGTAGACCCAGGCCGCGGGGGGGAGGTCCACGGGCTCCTTGACCTCGGCGAAGCCGGGGTAGACCGCCACCTCCTGGGCCAGGGCGGAAAGGCCCAGGGCGAGGAGGGCGAGGCGTTTTCTCATACCCCCAGTCTACGGGCGATCGCGGCCACCTCCTCCCCGCTCAAAGGCCCCCCGTGGCCCAGGTAGACCCGCTTTACCCCAAGCTCCAGGATCTTGCGCACCGTCCTTCGCGCCAGGGCGTGGTCCTCGTTGATGAACCTCGGGGGAAGGCCCCTTCCCCTGAGGGCGTCCCCGGCCAGGAGGACGCCTTCCCGGAAAAGCCCCACCTGGCCCAGGGTGTGCCCCGGGAGGTGGACCACCCGGAAGCCGAAGACCTCCATCCCCTCCTCCGCGGGGGCGAGGGCCTCCTCCGGGATCGCCGGCCCCCAATTGGCGAGCGCCTTCCCCAAGAGGGGGAGGGGAAGGGGCGGGCGGGGCTTCCTTTTGGTGAGGTAGGCCCACTCCTGGGGGTGGGCGAGGACCGGTACCCGAAACCTTTCCCAAAGGGCCCGGGCCCCCCCGGCGTGGTCCAGGTGGTGGTGGGTGAGGAAGAGGAGCCTGGGGGGCTCTTGGAGGAGGGAGAGGAGCCTTCGTGCCTCCCAGGGAAGCCCGGCGTCCACCAGGAAGTACCCCCCTTCCACGGGGACGCGGTAGAGGTTGGCGGCGAAGCGCAGGACCTCAGGCCCGTTCATGCACCAAGGCCACCCCCATCGCCGCCAGGGCCTTCCGGATCCCCTCGGCGTCAATGCCCGCCTGGCGGTGGAGGCTCGGGATCGCCCCGTGCTCAAAGAAGCGGTCGGGAAGGCCGAGGATCTGGACCTCGGGCTTCAGGCCCATCTCGTTCAGGGCCTCGAGGACCGCGCTCCCAAACCCGCCCATCTTCTGGTGGTCCTCCACGGTGAGGAGCTTGTAGCGGGAGAGCTCCCTCAGCATCTCCCGGTCCAGGGGCTTGAGGAAGCGGGCGTTCACCACCCCCACCCTGGGGTCGTCCCCGGCGGCCTCGAGGGCGTACCTCAGGGTCTTGCCGAAGGCCAGGATGTAGGCCTCCGTGCCCTCCTTCAGCACCTCCCACTTGCCCCAGGCGATCTCCGGCCAGACGCCCTCGGGGGCCCGCTCCACGTTGTCCCGGGGGTAGCGGATGGCCACGGGGCCCCCCACCTCCAGGGCCTTTTTCAGCATGGCCCGAAGCTCCAGGGCGTCCTTGGGGGCGGCGATCTGGAGGTTGGGGACGGTGCGGAGATAGGCGATGTCAAAGACCCCGTGGTGGGTGG of the Thermus thermophilus HB8 genome contains:
- a CDS encoding MBL fold metallo-hydrolase, yielding MNGPEVLRFAANLYRVPVEGGYFLVDAGLPWEARRLLSLLQEPPRLLFLTHHHLDHAGGARALWERFRVPVLAHPQEWAYLTKRKPRPPLPLPLLGKALANWGPAIPEEALAPAEEGMEVFGFRVVHLPGHTLGQVGLFREGVLLAGDALRGRGLPPRFINEDHALARRTVRKILELGVKRVYLGHGGPLSGEEVAAIARRLGV